Part of the Lampris incognitus isolate fLamInc1 chromosome 1, fLamInc1.hap2, whole genome shotgun sequence genome is shown below.
tctatctatctatctatctatctatctatctatctatctatctagctatctatatataactttgtcaaaagaaacactcaatggtagggaacatgctcaacaaataaggagcaaaataattcagatAGTCAGGTAAATTATTTTTGAAACAgggttgtactgtctcataaagaatttacttgaccaactggattttatatatatgggtgtctccccacctacctcccaatgactgctgagataggctccagcatccccgcgaccctgagagcaggataagtggttcggttcagataatggatggatatatatatataggtagaaTTGTGATTGAAACTATATCTATTTGCCCCAAGGGTCTCTTTAAGGCCAAAAATGGGCATTGATGGATGGTATTGATTGTAAGTGATGTATCATGGTAGGTATTGATAATAAGTGATGTATCATGGTTGGTATTGATAATAAGTGATGTATTATGGACAGCCACAGTGTGGAATAGAGTAGAGGGCATATCGTCATTGAGAACAGGCCTGCGGATTAAGCCTGTCAGTTTCCCTTCCTTCTTGTGCCTCTGGCAAGGGTTGCTCAAGAACAatcagctttttttttgttgcaccgCTGTATGGATGTAGACAATAGTAATGAGGTCATCTTCGGTTTCAGCCAAAATAAGCACGGCCACCTTGCACATTCAGAATCAATGCCCCACTGTCTGCATCTCTGCTGTCTTGTGCCTGCTCCGGTAAGCCTGGGTCTGTGCACGGGCCAAGTTCCAGTGCCGGGCAGGGCATGGGGGTGATAATGCCAACATCTGTCAGAGGAGCTTAGATATTCCTTTCCAAGCAAGCAGCAGGGACAGACTACAGAAGTGTGCTATTCCTTGGCAGCAGAGGAAAAAAGTGACATGAAATGAATTCAGTCATTCTCTGTGTACTTTCAGCTGCACTGGTTCAAGCCTTTCACTGCAAACGCTTCAAATATGTTCAAAACCCGAGCgaggctgtgaaactcccagtgGCCTTAAATAGCCTAGCTTTTCTCCCTgtcgtgaaaaaaaaaaccctgcaactTTTTAAAGCACATGTAATGTTACGTACTCTTATACAAAAGGTATTCTTGATATTGAGGATGATGGGAGCACCAAAATACTGCAGTCGGACAGACGACTGGACTTACAAAATACACGTTGATAGACCATATACAGCCTTCATCAACTTTAACAACCCCAGGGCCACGACATActtacagatacacacacacacacacacacacacacacagggatggatgcgcacacgcatgcatgcacacacacgcgcacgtggacacacacacacacgcacgcacacacacacacaaacattcataaaaATGCATCCAGTATCCTCATGTTATTCACTGTCTCTGGACATTTGACATTTTTTCCTCTGATTCCATTTCTGACTGTTACTCATCAATAACAAATGGAGCCAGAATGAATCTAAAAAATCTCTACTGAATTGCAAAATCCACATGAATAATTCAGATAGTCACCTATATATCTATAAGACCTCAAGTAAAATCCTAGTGTCAATATTTCTATCTAGTCTCgacttttttaagtttactgtgtctaaatatgtaaaaagaaaaagttctATGTcaaggaaataataataataataatgacaatgtcAAATTCTTTTAACCCAAGAAACCCCTGATTTACCCCTTTCAAACTGCCCCCACGTGATATATGATGGCTTTATCTCTTAGATACACAGCCACAGACTGGTCCATCTCTCCCATAACAGCTAACAAAcacgaaaaacaacaaaacaaaatagaTGAAGACTTTGGTAAATAATATATTTTAAACCGGAAATACAGAGATCACATGTAGGCGGTAGGAATTTACTGTACTTGGATGACTGACAGTTTAGTCGATCAGATCAGATCGGATCAGACTGAGGGCTTGCAGTCGCCACCTCTCTTTCTTCTACCAAGACTCCCAACAGCTGAAAGAAATGTCGTTGCGTCCAGCTCACGACCGTCATAGACCTGACAAAAATAACCAAAGGTAAATAAGTCAATACATGCAAACTGTAAAACTGGCACGAGTATAGTCAGCTAAAagacatggggcgtccgggtagcgtagcgatctattccgttggctaccaacatggggttcgaatccacgtgttacctccggcttggtcgggcgtccttacagacacaattggccgtgtctgcgggagggaagccggctgtgggtatgtgtcctggtcgcttcattagcgcctcctctggtcggtcggggcgcctgttcgtgggggaggagggggggaggtagCGTGAGCctgccacgtgctatgtccccctggcgaaacccctcactgtcaggtgaaaagaagtggctggcgactccacgtgtataggaggaagtatgtggtagtctgcagctctcgccggattggcagagggggcggagcagcgaccgggacggctcggagagtggggtaattggtcggatacaattggggggggggactattgcACATACTGTCTGCCATTAATAAATGCACATAGCGCGACTGCCATTAACAATGGCTGAGTATTTCATATAAACACGCGGGTTAAAAGGACCTTGTACCAAACTACCAAAGAACAAAATGATGATGGTGAAAGCAAAAACTGATGCTCACCAGTGGATAACCATCTTTGCAACCACTCATAATGGAGGGCCAAGGACTTTGATATGGTGGTGAAATCAATAGTGCAAACACAGAGAGACATCATCAGCAGGCAGTATGTTGAGGTAGTCCATTGCTCATACATACAATATGCCTCCACTGCCAGCGAGACGAAGAAATAGATTGTGGCTAGATTACCTGAAGGATATCAATTGCCTTTTCCACATTGTGCTTCTCATAAAAGAAAGAGCGTTGAAGGAGAAACTCAGTAGAATATATTTAACCGATGGCTAAATGGGCTAACCCAGATCCTTGGTAAGGGTCATGTGATTGCACCTTAAATCTGGCCAGGCTTTGGCTAGCCCTGGTCTTGAGAATGGTTAACTTTGTAGAGTTAGGAATATTACTCTAAAATGCATGCCTGCATCCTGCAGCCAGCTCATTGCCTTGGGCTGAGGATAACCCTGAGTTACAATGTGAGCAGTATGAAGTTCACTTTCTGTTACTGTGTTTAAACACATTCATGTGGAATATCTAAAGTGATATTGACAAAAATGAGAATATCAAAAATGCAATGCGCTCGTTTTTGTCTACACACATCAAAAAGTCATAAGAAAAAAGAAATCCCCTGTGATATCCTCAGTGATGTAGTGGTTGTTGAGGAAGTAGGCATACTGCGACCTAGATGGGTAGATCACTGTGGAGAAAGTGGGTATACTCtcttatacaccaatcagccaaaacataataaccactgacaggtaagtgaatagaattgattatctcattacaatatcGCGTGTCACGGGTTGGGACATATTAGGTAGCAaaggaacagtcagttcttgaagttgatgtgttggaagcaggaaaaatgggcaaatgTAAGGACCTCAGCGACTTTGACaatggccaaattgtgatggctagacaactgggtcagagcatctccaaaacaacaggtcttgtggggtgctcctggtatgcagtggttagtatctaccaaaagtggtctaaggaaggacaaccagtgaaccaacGACAGGGTCCTGGACACCCAAGTCTcgttgatgtgcatggggagcatAGGCTAACCCATCTGGCCCAACcccacaaaagagctactgtagctcaaattgctgaaaaggttaatactggctatgatagacaggtgtcagaccacacagtgcattgcagcttgctgtgtatggggctgcatagctgtagactggtcagagtgcccatgatgacccttaTCCACTGcagaaagcgcctacaatgggcatgtgagcatcagaacaggaccatggaagaaggtggcctggtcttatgaatcatgttttcttttacatcatgtggatagccaggtgtgtgtgtcatttacctggggaagacaaggtaccaggatgcactatggcaaggaagcaagccggcagaggcagtgtgattgatgctctgggcaatgttctgccgggaaaccctgggtcctgccaTTCAGGTGGAAGTTACTTTCACATGTACCACCTAAATAACCATTGATGCAGACCAAGTAcaacccttcatggcaacggtattccctgatggttgtggcctctttcagcaggataatgcaccctgccacactgcaaaaaatgttcaggaatggtgtgaggaacatgacaaagagttcaagatgttgctttggcctccaaattccccagatctcaatccgatcgagcatctatgggatgtgctagaaaaacaagtctgatccactgagcccccacctcacaacttacagggcttaaaggatctgctgctaatatcttgatgccagataccagaggacaccttcagaggtcttgtggagtccatgcctcgacgggtcagagctgttttggcagcacaagggggacctacacaatattaggcacgtggttttaatattttggctgaatGGTGTATATTTCGATGGCTTTTTGGTGGATAGGTGATTATACTATAAATTGACAGAAAAAGAGGTGGGTGTACTCCGTATACCTGCGTACACACTGAAATAAACAGTTTATCACTATCAAGCTCAATTATTCTCCTGATATCATCCGTATGTGGCTGCAACAGAGCCTGAAATGTCCCATGGTTTAGAAGTCATCCTTTTTTGTTCATACTACTTTAACCAAAGGTAGTATGCAAATTAAATAGAAATTAACAAAATCATCTTAAAACGACCACTATACAGAAATATTGCAGCCACATTTTTGATAACAGTCTTGTTAGTTTTGCAAGCTATAAAAATAATTGAATTACACCAAGTCTTTTTGAAAAGCAAACCAACCAGAAAGCTTAACCATattatcaatcaaccaatcaatcaattaatcaatcatgtTAATTCCTTACATTAACGCCTTAATTGAAACACTCACTTTTTATAGCAAAAATCAAATGAATTTCATGGTTAGATCACCAATCACCTAGCTTACACAGTTCAAACACTGCTCAAAGGTTTGGAATAGAATAAGCAAGCATACTTGGCCTGACATTAGCGGCATCCCTCAAAAAGCACAGTTCATAATCAAACCAATATTGAAATGGCGGGGTTttatattaaaataaataaaagttatttcaaatgtatttaatgcaCTGAGagtctgttattattattattcaggtACATTTTATCCCTTGGGTTGAGGGCGACGAGGTCGACTACACAATGGAAATACAAGAGACAAGCTACAACTGGACGCTAGGTGTCACCCTTGTGACTTTAAAAGCGGCTTGCCCTCGAGAggttgaaggcagagccaagacaGAGACGGGCTGCACagggaggggcggggctgtgcgaAGAGAACGAGACAGGGTCTACAATGATTTCGGTGTCAGAGGAATGTGGGTCTCATGATGGGCATTGTGGGTCCTTAAAAATGACGCATAATTtgcgtgtttttttgtttttttttcaattgtgaCATTTAAACTTGGCATTTGTGTGTCTAGTCTCTAATTTGTTTAATGGAACATATAAGCAATTTTGAAACTGACGGGAGGTGTCACAGGTGACGCTGTCTACactttagcaaaaaaaaaagaaaaaaagaatccaATATGGCTTGTGGTTATTCGTTTGGTGATTGGTAAATTAGCTGTGCCGCCATTTTATTTTGTATCCCCAACACATCCTACACGCTAATTTATCAGTTTGAGTAGAAAAGGGTTTGATACATCGGGGAGAAGGGCCTAATTGTTTATTATCCTGAATATGAACTTGATTTTTAATCATAATAGAAAGAAAACCTTCCTGGCTGTGTGTGCGTATATTACTTCgtgggagagagagtgataggGAAGACTGGGTTTGTTCCAACAGAAATGTTTGCCGTCGATGCTGTTTTGTGGATATCAAGAGGCCGTGGTGCAGAACAAGGAAGGCAATGGGGAATTTTTACTCGAGGACTATATGCCATCCCTGGAAAGCTCAGTTCAACAATGGAAACTGTCGCGCCATGGCATCAAATGAGGTGTGCCAAATGTGAACTCTCAAGTAAAGACACTGAACCAGAGATCGGGAGCTGACTCTATAAGGAGGGTGAAAACATAGATTCCACAGGTGCGAAAGAAAGAACAGCCTGCATGAAAATGACCCAGAACAGCTTAGGTGTGTTTCATTCCTATATGTAACTGGCAGCCAAACAAAACGTCGCCTCAGCGACGGAAACGGCGTGTCCGCAAGGCAGAAGCTGGGTCTGGTACTGGCGGTGCCCGCGTCTCTGACGAGCATCCGCGGTCCGATGAAAAGTATTTCAAACAGCACGTTACAAGCGCCCATTCAGACGCCCATCTGCAAAAGTGCAGGTAGTTGGCCGGGTTTCGCAGCCCGCGCTTACGCCCCGCCCACCAGCAAATCCAGCCCTCCCGTGTAACCCCTGATTGGCTGAGGGGATTGCGGGTGCTGAGACTGAGCGCGCGGCGCTGAGCTGTGCGCTCGGCAGTGCACACCGGCGATGCGAGAGGAGTCAAATACACAGCCTGCTGGCAAGTgcagattttttgttgttgttgcctcTGTGGCTGGATGTTCACTTCCTCTTCTTTGCTGCAATCCGACATGAAAAGCCTCCTTTATAGACAGTAAAGGGCCGTTACCACCCACCGACTCTTGGCAACATTTTCTgcggatttttctttttttctttctttttctttttgctttctcTTTTTGCATGGACTAACCACCGGGATATGTGTTGCCTTTTCCAAGTGTGCGCTACGAGGACATTCATTAACAAGTAAAAGACTTGTAAGGAGTCGGTCTAAGGACAGAAGACTAAATCGGCGTGTCCGGTGATTAAAATAAAAGGTAACCGTTGACTTGGGTGATATGATGTGACATTCCTGCATTAGCGTCCGTGTTCTTTAGGTTGAAATAACCGGACTTGAGCCGTTGAATATATTTTCAGCTGCAGATCCTTCAtagctttttttctccccccccccaccagataTGCAGTTTGATAGCCTTCTAGCTGCCAAATGAAGAAATATTTGATTGCAACTTGCAGCACCTGATACATGCATGCGAACATGTTGATCCGAAACGCAGTTTAAATATTTTCTGTGGCACCAAGGCATCGGGGAGAATTTAACCAAGGACCTTTGATCCCCATTATTCCAGGAGCCCAGAAGAAGATTGTAATCTTTCCGGGCTTGCTCTTTGgaatttttatgtatttatttgatttttttttcaagtgcATTTTTATTTCTCGATTTCAGTAGCGCTTGAAAAATGGACAGTTTATCATACCACGAGCCGCGTGTGACAGCAGTTTTCCGCCTGAGCAGGGCTGCTCAGCTCTACACGGGTACATCACTGTCCTGAGAGCATCCAGCATGTTTTCCCACATATCTCTCCCCGCTGCAGCAGACCGGAGGATGTGCTTTGCCGCTTCTTTTACAATCGCTCACATCACGCTGTACTAATTAGCATATAGAAGAACCCGCTCCTCGTGCGAACATTATTTTTTACGAGACATTTGAGCGAGAATGAGTCATCTGGAACATTTTGCCGTTTCCACTCACTGCTCCGCGCATTCTTGTGCATCACCCGAGGTCCTCCAGTAGGCAGGGGAAAACTCAACAGGTACACTAACGCATTTTCAAGGAGATGGAATTAATACACGTTGTTTTTGTGGCCGCCGCTTTCTGGGTCGGCGCCGAGGCTGTCATCAATCTGAAATACGGAATAAACGAGGAGATGAAGCCCGGGTCAGTGATAGGCAACGTGACGAAGGACGCACAAAAGCAAGGATTTCAAATTGCGCCGCAGCCGCCGTACTTGCGAGTTATTTCCAATTCGGAGCCAGGATGGGTTGAACTCAGTCCAGCCGGAATCCTCACGACCCAAATGAAAATCGACCGGGATGTTGTTTGTCGACAAAACCCAAAGTGCATTATTTCCCTCGAAGTCATGTCAAACTCCATGGAGATCTGCGTCATTAAAGTTGAAATTGAGGATTTGAACGACAATGCCCCCAGATTCCCCACGAGTCACATTGACATTGAAATCTCAGAGAACGCCTCCCCTGGTACGAGGTTTCCCCTAGAGGGGGCAAGCGATCCGGATTCGGGCATTTTTGGAGTGCAATCTTATTCCATCACCCCAAACGAGCTTTTCGGCTTAGAGATAAAAGCTAGAGGAGATGGGTCCAAAATTGCTGAGCTTGTGGTGCAAAAGTCATTAGACAGGGAGACTCAGTCCCACTATACATATGAGATCAGTGCAGAGGATGGAGGGGACCCTCCAAAGATAGGCGCGGTCCAGCTGAACATCAAAGTAATAGATTCGAACGATAACAACCCGGTGTTCGACGAACCGGTGTATACCGTCAACGTGATGGAGAACTCGCCCGTCAACACCTTGGTCATAGACCTGAACGCGACGGATCCCGACGAGGGCACCAATGGAGAGGTCGTGTACGCGTTCAACAGTTACGTCACCGAGAAAACGAGGGACGCGTTCAAAATTGACCCCAGAACCGGCATCATCACTGTCAACGGCGTGTTGGATTATGAGACAACGCAAATATATGAGATCGATGTCCAGGCGAAAGATTTAGGTCCCAATTCCATCCCCGCTCACTGCAAAGTAACCGTAAACGTGATGGACACGAATGACAACCCGCCTGTCATTAGTTTACTCTCACTAAACACGGAGATGGTTGAAGTCAGCGAGAACGCGCTGCGTGGTTATGTCATTGCATTAGTGAGGGTGTCTGATAAAGATTCTGGGTCCAACGGCAAAGTGCAGTGCAGACTCCAAGGCAACGTGCCTTTCAGACTGCAAGAGTATGAGAGCTTCTCGACCATCCTAGTTGACGGTAGGCTGGACCGAGAGCAAAGGGACACATACAATCTGACCATCCAGGCAGAGGACAGTGGCATTCCTCCTTTGCGCGCCACCAAGTCCCTGGTGGTCAAAGTCACGGATGAAAATGACAACCCTCCCCACTTCCTAAAGCCCCACTATCAAGAAATGGTGATGGAAAACAACCTCCCGGGTTCATCTTTGCTTGCAGTGTCGGCAGAGGACCCGGATTTGGGCATGAACGGCACCGTTTCATACTCCATAATCCCCGGGGAGATTAGGCACATGGACGTAAACACATATGTCAGCATAAACCCATCAGGCTGCATTTACTCCATGAGAGCTTTCGATCACGAGTACACCCGGACTTTTGATTTCAAAGTCTTGGCCAGAGACAACGGAAACCCGTCCCTGTCTAGTAACGCGACGGTGCGCATCGTCGTGCTCGATGTAAACGACAACACACCTGTCATGACTAACCCCCCGCTGGTTAACGGCACGGCCGAGGTTTCCATCCCGAGAAACGCTGGGGTGGGCTACATGGTGACCCAAGTCAAAGCCGACGATTATGACGAGGGGGAGAACGGCCGTCTGACCTACACCATCTCGGAGGGAGACAGGCCTTTCTTCGAAATCGACCAGGTGAACGGAGAAGTTCGCTCCACCCGGATGTTCGGGGAGAACGCCAAGTCCACCTACGAGATCACGGTGGTGGCTCGCGACCACGGGAAGCCCTCGCTGTCTGCGTCGGCGTACATTGTGGTCTACCTCTCGCCCGACCTGAATTCACAGGAGTCTATCGGACCCGTAAACCTCTCCCTCATCTTCATCATCGCCCTGGGCTCTATCGCTGCCATCTTGTTTGTCACTATGATTTTTGTCGCGGTCAAGTGCAAAAGGGATAACAAGGAGATCCGAACGTACAACTGCAGGTACCGACAACAGTTTATGCTATTGGTGTTTCTCTGTTCATTCACTGgccatgtctctgtgtgtctgtgtgtctgtggtttagactgtgtgtgtgtgagtgtgtgtgtgtgtgtgtgtgtgtgtgtgtgtgtgtggggggggggctgttccggAAAGCGCAAACTCCAAACTGGGAGTGCATTGCCTTTGTCATACTGCATGGAGAGGCTGAATGCAAGGAGGCAATAAGGACtgcagtaaaaaaataaaataataataataatgaaataaaatacACTAAATGAATTTTAAAAAATAACCTCAAACCACAGGTGTAGTTTACAACATGCCCTCGAATTGGATTTCTTCTAGACTCTTCATGTTGTGAGAATTTGAGTGACTGATATAAGCTGTGGATTGTAACCAATCGGCTTAGAAATACCTATATTAACATCCTACTGGTTGAATCAGCTAGATATATATGTTATTTATGGTCCACCACGGCAGATTATTGTCTGTTTTGTCTATGATATGGTCATTCTATACACTGTGTTATCACCACAagacattattatcattattaataataaCGAAAGAGTCCTCCCTCATTGCTAAGGCCTAATTGACATATGCACTTAAGGTCTGACTCATATGAGGAGCACAACATTATTTTCCCCATGTTGAAAACTTGATGTTGTCCATCAATCTGAACATCAGCTATGGCTTTGATCTCCCTGTGCCACATTACCTCTATAAATTTACATATAGATTGGATTTGTGAAGTCAACCTGAAGCCATCATCACATTTTGCTCTAAACATTATGCCGTTGATGTGAAGTTAAATCAGGCAAATCCTAAAAAGTGGAACGTCCCATCCCACCCAAAAGTTAAAGAGAAGTAGCGATAACCGGTCTGTGAATATTTATCCCTGTTGATTAAAACTCAGTGGTTCTGCTATTCCTCTAGTTCTGGTTGGATGGAGAAGATAGCCACTTTTCTGCATTTTCAAGCTTTTCCCTGCGGCACATATCGGAGGCTGATAAAATTGTGTGTCGCCATCCGCTCTGGGATTGTAGCTGCTATGTCAGACCTCAGAAACCACGATCATTTCAAAGAATGACATTACTATTACCCTGCTGACACAAAGAAGCCACCATTTTCCACGTCATGACTAGGTTCAGTTATGTATGCATAGAttcaactgatttttttttaacaagtttgAAATTGGGACACTGGTATTTGTCCTCGTTAGAGGAATACCAAATGTCGACATCTTCACCAACAGAAAACTTTTGCAGGGAACTTCTGCAAAACTTTCTCGAGGACAAAGACCAATTTAACTACTGCCGAGCCACACAGTTCATTTCAGTCACTGATGATAAAGGAAAAgacaaatatatgtatatataatgacCACCAATAGAAAGATGCAGAATGCAAAGCCCCCTACAGTAGTGTATGTACTGTGTTGCTATGAACCATGGTCCCTTGTGAAGCTTTAAACCAGCATTGATGTGCTCTGCTACTGAGCAGCCACCTTAGATCCAAGGAGCCTTTGTCTTGTGTTcatttcctgctctctgtcagttcaCCAAAAACTGAAAGCTTGTTTTGTTTCCCAGATCTAAATGGCAAAAAATAGCATTTTTTTAAACATTGCAGCATTTCATTGCCCTACAATTGAAAGTGAAAAGAACCAAAAAGTTGAAATGCGTAGCTGTCTTTTTAGCCAGTGTGACTCAGAAAAGAGACAACTGCCTTCTAATGAGCAACAGAGGCCGATGAGTGAGAACTTGAGCTATGTTCAAGGCTTGGCAGTATCATGAAGAATCATAGTTTTGGTGCGAATATCAAACAAAAGTAAATTATAGTTAGATGTTACAAGGCTATGATAGCTGCAGTTTAGAGCCTGGAGCTCTGCACATATTAGAGTCATCTAATAGCGCTGGATAAAATCTTTAGTTTTGcccctgaagaacacatgacatttAAAATCCAGCTTCCCTGTGTAGATTTTCAAGGCTGCATAAAGAATGTATATTTCCTTCAGTCAGAGCATCCTTTGATAAACTTTGGCCGTGTTTCTCATTTAGTCTGATTAGAGTCAAAATGCCCAGCTCAAGTTAGAAGCAGCAGCACAGACCAGCGAAACGAATTTGAGTCTACAGTTCTCCTGCACTCCTTATTGCCAGTGGGCTTACTGgataatgaaagaaaaaaatgcaattaGTGTGGTTGTGCTTGTACATACTGGCAGTGCTTCTCAGCATCATTTTTGTTCTTCTGCTCTGCTTCTGTGGTTTTGgcatgtttgtgttgtgtgtacttgtttGTGACATGTCGATGGCCGAGCATGCAAATGCAAACAAACAGGGGGATGATAGCTCCATTTCAGGCCGGAAAGTGGGAAGTCATTTGGGTTTGGTGTGCCACTTCTGGATGCAGCCAATGCGTCTGGCACCCACGGTTGACCAGCGCCCCAGCTGGCATGACGGGCAAGCTGTTTGACCGTGTGAAAAGGGGAGGGGAAGGCAGAACACTGCTTTATTGAGTCTGTTCAGTTTCTTCTACCTGCGCAGGGTGGCAGAGTACTCGTATGGCAACCAGAAGAAGTCCagcaagaagaagaagctgaGCAAGAATGATATCCGCCTGGTGCCACGTGACGTCGAGGAGACAGACAAGATGAACGTGGTGAGTTGCTCGTCTCTCACGTCTTCGCTCAACTACTTCGACTACCACCAGCAGAGCCTGCCGCTCGGCTGCAGGCGCTCCGAAAGCACCTTCCTCAATGTGGAGAACCAGAACTCGCGCAACGCGGCCCCCAACCATGGCTATCAGCACGCTTTCACCGGGCAGGCCCACCAACAGCCAGACCTCATCATCAACGGCATGCCACTGCCAGAGGTGAGACCCCCTCCTCTCTGCTCTGTCCTATAAAGCCTTACCTGGGATGTCCGGACGGACAAATGTGGGGGACAAGGGGAGGTCGGTGGCAGATCTGAGCATTCAAAGCTCATTGTCATGGTTTCACGACCTAATATACGTAGATGAAGGAGTTGGAATCACCTTTAAATAGATATACCATGCTTGCTACTACTTAGATTGAGGTTGCAGAAATACTATACAAACATTTTCCAACATATTACAAGGTCAAATGTAACTTTGACATAAATCACCAGATATTTTAAAGTCGTTGCTGTCCTTAATATTGAAAGCAAAGCGATTTGAAATGGGAACCTTGTGTCAGTCAGTTTGAGTGGAATCCTTCAAGGCTTTTTCTGGGACCGGGGCTCTGGGGCTGACCTGTAACTGTGAGAAAGCTTTGCCAAGCGGCATTTGGAGACATGACAGAATGGATTATTTGGCTTCCCTTATCCCACTTgttttgtctctgtgtgtctgtgtatctggatGTGcgagcttgtatgtgtgtgtacgtgtgcacacgtgtgtgtgataATCTCTCGCAAAAGAACAGGAGTTTGAACACCTGCCATATGTATTGACCCAGCTAATCAGCCCCACCACATGTCATTTCAGGTGCTAGCAGAAAGAATAATCAGTAGCCATAGCTTCAT
Proteins encoded:
- the pcdh19 gene encoding protocadherin-19 isoform X1; the protein is MELIHVVFVAAAFWVGAEAVINLKYGINEEMKPGSVIGNVTKDAQKQGFQIAPQPPYLRVISNSEPGWVELSPAGILTTQMKIDRDVVCRQNPKCIISLEVMSNSMEICVIKVEIEDLNDNAPRFPTSHIDIEISENASPGTRFPLEGASDPDSGIFGVQSYSITPNELFGLEIKARGDGSKIAELVVQKSLDRETQSHYTYEISAEDGGDPPKIGAVQLNIKVIDSNDNNPVFDEPVYTVNVMENSPVNTLVIDLNATDPDEGTNGEVVYAFNSYVTEKTRDAFKIDPRTGIITVNGVLDYETTQIYEIDVQAKDLGPNSIPAHCKVTVNVMDTNDNPPVISLLSLNTEMVEVSENALRGYVIALVRVSDKDSGSNGKVQCRLQGNVPFRLQEYESFSTILVDGRLDREQRDTYNLTIQAEDSGIPPLRATKSLVVKVTDENDNPPHFLKPHYQEMVMENNLPGSSLLAVSAEDPDLGMNGTVSYSIIPGEIRHMDVNTYVSINPSGCIYSMRAFDHEYTRTFDFKVLARDNGNPSLSSNATVRIVVLDVNDNTPVMTNPPLVNGTAEVSIPRNAGVGYMVTQVKADDYDEGENGRLTYTISEGDRPFFEIDQVNGEVRSTRMFGENAKSTYEITVVARDHGKPSLSASAYIVVYLSPDLNSQESIGPVNLSLIFIIALGSIAAILFVTMIFVAVKCKRDNKEIRTYNCSFFYLRRVAEYSYGNQKKSSKKKKLSKNDIRLVPRDVEETDKMNVVSCSSLTSSLNYFDYHQQSLPLGCRRSESTFLNVENQNSRNAAPNHGYQHAFTGQAHQQPDLIINGMPLPETENYSIDSSYVNSRAHLIKSTSTFKDLEGNSLKDSGHEESDQTDSEHDVQRGHYVDTAVNDVLNMTVPPNVCQLPDQDPSEGFHCQDECRILGHSDRCWMPRVPIPSRAKSPEHGRNVIALSIEATTMDVPHYEDGTAKRTFATFGKEGPEDVERGEFKGKRTQESQVCSPKANGGAVREAGNGREAASPITSPVHLKSPVSKPSSAYNTLKCRDAERIANHSLLRQPEGKDSEPAIREINTLLHDGRDKESPSSKRLKDIVL
- the pcdh19 gene encoding protocadherin-19 isoform X2, which codes for MELIHVVFVAAAFWVGAEAVINLKYGINEEMKPGSVIGNVTKDAQKQGFQIAPQPPYLRVISNSEPGWVELSPAGILTTQMKIDRDVVCRQNPKCIISLEVMSNSMEICVIKVEIEDLNDNAPRFPTSHIDIEISENASPGTRFPLEGASDPDSGIFGVQSYSITPNELFGLEIKARGDGSKIAELVVQKSLDRETQSHYTYEISAEDGGDPPKIGAVQLNIKVIDSNDNNPVFDEPVYTVNVMENSPVNTLVIDLNATDPDEGTNGEVVYAFNSYVTEKTRDAFKIDPRTGIITVNGVLDYETTQIYEIDVQAKDLGPNSIPAHCKVTVNVMDTNDNPPVISLLSLNTEMVEVSENALRGYVIALVRVSDKDSGSNGKVQCRLQGNVPFRLQEYESFSTILVDGRLDREQRDTYNLTIQAEDSGIPPLRATKSLVVKVTDENDNPPHFLKPHYQEMVMENNLPGSSLLAVSAEDPDLGMNGTVSYSIIPGEIRHMDVNTYVSINPSGCIYSMRAFDHEYTRTFDFKVLARDNGNPSLSSNATVRIVVLDVNDNTPVMTNPPLVNGTAEVSIPRNAGVGYMVTQVKADDYDEGENGRLTYTISEGDRPFFEIDQVNGEVRSTRMFGENAKSTYEITVVARDHGKPSLSASAYIVVYLSPDLNSQESIGPVNLSLIFIIALGSIAAILFVTMIFVAVKCKRDNKEIRTYNCRVAEYSYGNQKKSSKKKKLSKNDIRLVPRDVEETDKMNVVSCSSLTSSLNYFDYHQQSLPLGCRRSESTFLNVENQNSRNAAPNHGYQHAFTGQAHQQPDLIINGMPLPETENYSIDSSYVNSRAHLIKSTSTFKDLEGNSLKDSGHEESDQTDSEHDVQRGHYVDTAVNDVLNMTVPPNVCQLPDQDPSEGFHCQDECRILGHSDRCWMPRVPIPSRAKSPEHGRNVIALSIEATTMDVPHYEDGTAKRTFATFGKEGPEDVERGEFKGKRTQESQVCSPKANGGAVREAGNGREAASPITSPVHLKSPVSKPSSAYNTLKCRDAERIANHSLLRQPEGKDSEPAIREINTLLHDGRDKESPSSKRLKDIVL